Proteins encoded within one genomic window of Mycolicibacterium monacense:
- a CDS encoding UDP-glucose dehydrogenase family protein, protein MSRRIAVFGTGYLGATHAACMAELGHQVLGVDIDEGKLAKLAAGELPFFEPGLPDVLRSNIKAGRLRFTTSYEEAAEFADVHFIAVGTPQKHGELAADLRYVDGVVESLAPLLTRPAVIFGKSTVPAGTAARLGARLRKLAPSGEQAELAWNPEFLREGFAVNDTLHPDRIVLGVDRDRPGNAEAVAREIYAPVIEESIPFLVTDLATAELVKTSANAFLATKISFINAIAEICEATGADVSVLADAIGHDARIGRRFLNAGIGFGGGCLPKDIRAFIAMAGELGAGQAFALLREVDSINMRRRNKVVELAREAAGGSFVGTRVAVLGAAFKPDSDDVRDSPALNIAGQMQLQGAAVSVYDPEAMQNARQLFPTLAYASGIHEACAGADVVMILTEWKQFVAIDPDELGEAVRRRIIIDGRNCLSPQMWRDAGWTYRGIGRP, encoded by the coding sequence ATGAGTCGCCGCATCGCAGTATTCGGCACCGGCTACCTCGGTGCCACCCACGCCGCATGCATGGCCGAGTTGGGTCACCAGGTGCTCGGTGTCGACATCGACGAGGGCAAGCTGGCGAAGCTTGCCGCGGGTGAGCTTCCCTTTTTCGAGCCCGGCCTGCCAGACGTTCTACGTTCGAACATCAAGGCTGGGCGGTTGCGGTTCACAACGTCGTACGAGGAAGCTGCCGAGTTCGCGGACGTTCACTTTATCGCCGTCGGAACTCCGCAGAAGCACGGCGAACTCGCCGCTGATTTGCGTTATGTCGACGGGGTGGTCGAGTCGCTCGCCCCGCTGCTGACCCGTCCGGCGGTGATCTTCGGAAAGTCGACGGTGCCCGCTGGGACGGCGGCGCGGTTGGGTGCCCGATTGCGCAAACTGGCGCCCTCAGGTGAGCAGGCTGAGTTGGCATGGAATCCGGAATTCCTGAGGGAGGGGTTCGCGGTCAATGACACGCTGCATCCCGACCGAATCGTCCTAGGCGTCGATCGCGACCGTCCTGGCAACGCGGAAGCCGTCGCGCGCGAGATCTACGCGCCGGTGATCGAGGAGAGCATCCCGTTTCTGGTCACCGATCTGGCGACTGCCGAGCTGGTCAAGACATCCGCGAATGCCTTTCTAGCCACGAAGATCTCCTTCATCAACGCCATCGCCGAAATCTGTGAAGCCACCGGTGCAGATGTGTCGGTACTGGCGGATGCAATAGGGCACGACGCGCGGATCGGCCGGCGCTTCCTCAATGCTGGAATCGGCTTTGGCGGTGGATGCCTTCCGAAGGATATCCGTGCGTTTATCGCGATGGCCGGTGAGCTCGGGGCCGGTCAGGCATTCGCGCTGCTGCGTGAAGTGGACAGCATCAACATGCGGCGGCGCAACAAGGTGGTGGAGTTGGCGCGTGAGGCGGCGGGCGGCTCGTTTGTCGGCACCCGGGTGGCGGTGCTGGGCGCAGCGTTCAAACCGGATTCCGATGACGTGCGCGATTCACCAGCCTTGAACATCGCGGGGCAGATGCAGCTGCAGGGTGCAGCGGTGAGCGTGTACGACCCAGAGGCCATGCAGAACGCACGGCAGCTGTTCCCGACTCTGGCGTACGCGTCAGGCATTCATGAGGCGTGCGCGGGCGCTGACGTGGTGATGATCCTGACCGAGTGGAAGCAGTTCGTCGCAATAGATCCCGATGAGCTCGGTGAGGCCGTGCGCCGACGCATCATTATCGACGGACGGAACTGTCTCAGCCCGCAGATGTGGCGCGATGCCGGCTGGACGTACCGGGGGATCGGTCGGCCGTAG
- the rplA gene encoding 50S ribosomal protein L1: MSKNSKAYREAAEKVDKTKLYSPLEAAKLAKETSSKKQDATVEVAIRLGVDPRKADQMVRGTVNLPHGTGKTARVAVFAVGDKAEQAAAAGADIVGSDDLIEQIQGGMLDFDAAIATPDQMAKVGRIARILGPRGLMPNPKTGTVTADVAKAVSDIKGGKINFRVDKQANLHIVIGKASFDEKKLAENYGAALDEILRAKPSASKGRYLKKIVVSTTTGPGIPVDPQVTRNFAEA; the protein is encoded by the coding sequence ATGAGCAAGAACAGCAAGGCATACCGCGAAGCCGCCGAGAAGGTCGACAAGACCAAGCTCTACTCGCCGCTCGAGGCCGCGAAGCTGGCCAAGGAGACGTCGTCGAAGAAGCAGGACGCCACCGTCGAGGTCGCGATCCGGTTGGGCGTCGACCCGCGTAAAGCCGATCAGATGGTCCGCGGCACCGTGAACCTGCCGCACGGCACCGGTAAGACCGCGCGCGTCGCGGTGTTCGCCGTGGGTGACAAGGCCGAGCAGGCCGCGGCCGCGGGTGCGGACATCGTCGGCAGCGACGACCTGATCGAGCAGATCCAGGGCGGCATGCTCGACTTCGACGCGGCGATCGCGACGCCGGATCAGATGGCCAAGGTCGGCCGGATCGCGCGCATCCTGGGCCCGCGTGGCCTGATGCCGAACCCGAAGACCGGCACGGTGACCGCGGATGTGGCCAAGGCCGTGTCCGACATCAAGGGCGGCAAGATCAACTTCCGCGTGGACAAGCAGGCCAACCTGCACATCGTGATCGGCAAGGCCTCGTTCGACGAGAAGAAGCTGGCCGAGAACTACGGCGCCGCGCTGGATGAGATCCTGCGGGCCAAGCCGTCGGCGTCGAAGGGCCGCTACCTGAAGAAGATCGTCGTGTCGACGACCACGGGCCCGGGCATCCCGGTGGACCCGCAGGTGACGCGTAACTTCGCCGAGGCGTAG
- the rplK gene encoding 50S ribosomal protein L11 encodes MAPKKKVTGLIKLQIQAGQANPAPPVGPALGQHGVNIMEFCKAYNAATESQRGNVIPVEITVYEDRSFTFALKTPPAAKLLLKAAGVPKGSGEPHKTKVAKVTWDQVREIAETKKSDLNANDIDQAAKIIAGTARSMGITVE; translated from the coding sequence ATGGCCCCGAAGAAGAAGGTCACCGGGCTGATCAAGCTGCAGATCCAGGCCGGGCAGGCCAACCCCGCCCCGCCCGTGGGTCCGGCGCTCGGTCAGCACGGCGTCAACATCATGGAGTTCTGCAAGGCGTACAACGCCGCGACCGAGTCGCAGCGCGGCAACGTCATCCCCGTGGAGATCACCGTCTACGAGGACCGCAGCTTCACCTTCGCACTCAAGACGCCGCCGGCAGCCAAGCTGCTGCTGAAGGCCGCCGGTGTGCCGAAGGGTTCCGGTGAGCCGCACAAGACCAAGGTCGCAAAGGTGACGTGGGATCAGGTGCGCGAGATCGCCGAGACCAAGAAGTCGGACCTGAACGCCAACGACATCGATCAGGCCGCCAAGATCATCGCCGGCACCGCCCGGTCGATGGGCATCACCGTCGAGTAG
- the nusG gene encoding transcription termination/antitermination protein NusG: protein MTSFEGDTPSAEGVDLVDTDETEATDTANTDPATEDADVAGGEVSEEAATEDSAEAAPVEVEDEDPAVALKKELRLRPGDWYVIHSYAGYENKVKANLETRVQNLDVGDYIFQVEVPTEEVTEIKNGQRKQVNRKVLPGYILVRMELNDESWGAVRNTPGVTGFVGATSRPSPLSLDDVVKFLLPPAAAKKPGKAASTAAGAASSEATLERPEILVDFEVGESVTVMDGPFATLPASISEVNAEQQKLKVLVSIFGRETPVELTFNQVSKI from the coding sequence GTGACGAGCTTCGAGGGCGATACGCCTTCGGCCGAGGGCGTCGATCTGGTCGATACCGATGAGACCGAGGCCACCGATACCGCCAACACCGATCCCGCGACCGAGGACGCCGACGTCGCGGGCGGCGAGGTGAGTGAAGAGGCCGCCACCGAGGATTCCGCCGAAGCGGCTCCGGTGGAGGTGGAGGACGAGGATCCCGCCGTCGCGCTGAAGAAGGAACTGCGCCTGCGGCCCGGCGACTGGTACGTGATCCACTCCTACGCCGGCTACGAGAACAAGGTGAAGGCCAACCTCGAGACCCGCGTGCAGAACCTGGACGTGGGCGACTACATCTTCCAGGTCGAGGTGCCGACCGAAGAGGTCACCGAGATCAAGAACGGCCAGCGCAAGCAGGTCAACCGCAAGGTGCTGCCGGGCTACATCCTGGTCCGCATGGAGCTCAACGACGAGTCGTGGGGCGCGGTGCGCAACACCCCGGGTGTCACGGGGTTCGTCGGCGCGACGTCGCGGCCGTCGCCGCTGAGCCTCGACGACGTGGTGAAGTTCCTGCTGCCGCCCGCCGCGGCGAAGAAGCCCGGCAAGGCCGCCTCGACGGCTGCCGGTGCGGCTTCGTCGGAGGCGACGCTGGAGCGTCCGGAGATCCTGGTCGACTTCGAGGTCGGCGAGTCGGTCACCGTCATGGACGGTCCGTTCGCGACGCTGCCCGCCTCGATCAGCGAGGTCAACGCCGAACAGCAGAAGCTCAAGGTGCTGGTGTCGATCTTCGGTCGTGAGACACCGGTGGAGCTGACCTTCAACCAGGTCTCCAAGATCTAA
- the secE gene encoding preprotein translocase subunit SecE, which translates to MSDERDSAGSAGTGDDAGTDGVDDTRGQTAVVTRPLRPTGKRTRRAAVETDAESDATELTESSGTENGSGTKKKTAKKEPGRYPNPFLFVVNYIKQVVAELRKVIWPNRKQMVSYTSVVLVFLAFMVALIAGFDYGMARLVGLVFGE; encoded by the coding sequence GTGAGCGACGAGCGCGATAGTGCCGGCTCCGCAGGCACCGGTGACGACGCAGGGACCGACGGCGTCGACGACACCCGCGGTCAGACAGCTGTGGTGACCCGGCCGCTGCGCCCAACCGGCAAGCGGACGCGACGTGCGGCCGTCGAGACCGACGCCGAATCCGACGCCACCGAGCTGACCGAGAGCTCGGGCACGGAGAACGGTTCCGGCACGAAGAAGAAGACCGCGAAGAAGGAGCCGGGTCGGTACCCGAACCCGTTCCTGTTCGTCGTCAACTACATCAAGCAGGTCGTCGCCGAGCTGCGCAAGGTCATCTGGCCGAACCGCAAGCAGATGGTCAGCTACACCAGCGTGGTGCTCGTCTTCCTCGCCTTCATGGTGGCGCTGATCGCCGGGTTCGACTATGGCATGGCCCGACTGGTCGGCCTGGTGTTCGGCGAATAG
- the hadC gene encoding (3R)-hydroxyacyl-ACP dehydratase subunit HadC, producing the protein MALKTDIRGMVWKYPDTFVVGREQIRQYAKSVKVTDPATLDEGAAAELGHDALIAPPTFMSIFAVMIQNHFFQHVDVGLETLQIVQVDQKFLFHRPIVAGDALTGTMYIETVDERFGADIVTTRNVLTDPTGAVVMESFTTLMGHEGDNSISAKWDPETGQVVRTAVGE; encoded by the coding sequence ATGGCACTCAAAACCGACATCCGCGGCATGGTCTGGAAGTACCCCGACACGTTCGTGGTGGGCCGCGAACAGATCCGTCAGTACGCCAAGTCCGTGAAGGTCACCGATCCGGCCACCCTCGACGAGGGCGCCGCGGCCGAACTGGGGCACGACGCGCTGATCGCGCCGCCGACGTTCATGTCGATCTTCGCGGTGATGATCCAGAACCACTTCTTCCAGCACGTCGACGTCGGGCTGGAGACCCTGCAGATCGTCCAGGTCGACCAGAAGTTCCTCTTCCACCGGCCGATCGTGGCCGGCGATGCGCTGACCGGGACGATGTACATCGAGACCGTCGACGAGCGGTTCGGCGCCGACATCGTCACCACCCGCAACGTGCTGACCGACCCGACGGGCGCGGTGGTCATGGAGTCGTTCACCACGCTGATGGGCCACGAGGGTGACAACTCGATTTCGGCGAAGTGGGATCCGGAGACGGGTCAGGTGGTCCGCACGGCCGTCGGCGAGTAG
- the hadB gene encoding (3R)-hydroxyacyl-ACP dehydratase subunit HadB: MALREFDSVKVGDQLPEKVITLTRQDLVNYAGVSGDLNPIHWDDEIAKQVGLDTAIAHGMLTMGLGGGYITSWVGDPAAVKEYNVRFTAVVPVPNDGKGADIVFTGRVKSADPETKSVTIALAATAGGKKIFGRAVAVATLA; the protein is encoded by the coding sequence ATGGCATTGCGTGAGTTCGATTCGGTCAAGGTCGGCGATCAGCTCCCGGAAAAGGTGATCACCCTGACCCGCCAGGACCTGGTGAACTACGCCGGCGTCTCCGGCGACCTCAACCCCATCCACTGGGATGACGAGATCGCCAAGCAGGTCGGACTCGACACCGCCATCGCGCACGGCATGCTGACGATGGGACTCGGCGGCGGCTACATCACCTCCTGGGTGGGCGACCCGGCCGCGGTCAAGGAGTACAACGTGCGGTTCACCGCCGTCGTGCCCGTCCCCAACGACGGCAAGGGCGCCGACATCGTCTTCACCGGCCGCGTGAAATCGGCTGACCCCGAGACGAAGTCGGTGACCATCGCGCTGGCGGCCACCGCCGGCGGCAAGAAGATCTTCGGTCGCGCCGTCGCGGTCGCGACGCTGGCGTAG
- the hadA gene encoding (3R)-hydroxyacyl-ACP dehydratase subunit HadA yields MSFLDNYVGTHYRHPDHYVVGREKIREYAVAVKNDDAAFFDEKAAAELGSDALLAPLTFISVFGYQAQYAMFEANNIAISDAQIVQVDQVLKFVQPIKAGDTLYCDVYIDSIRKAHGTDIITTRNVITNDKGDVVQECYTTLAGRSDEDGESGFSNGIA; encoded by the coding sequence GTGTCTTTCTTGGACAACTACGTCGGGACGCATTACCGCCACCCCGACCACTATGTCGTGGGCCGCGAGAAGATTCGTGAGTACGCCGTCGCCGTCAAGAACGACGATGCCGCGTTCTTCGACGAGAAGGCCGCCGCCGAACTCGGCTCCGATGCGTTGCTCGCGCCGCTGACGTTCATCTCGGTGTTCGGCTACCAGGCGCAGTACGCGATGTTCGAGGCGAACAACATCGCCATCTCGGATGCCCAGATCGTCCAGGTCGACCAGGTGCTCAAATTCGTCCAGCCGATCAAGGCCGGCGACACGCTGTACTGCGACGTCTACATCGACTCGATTCGCAAGGCGCACGGCACCGACATCATCACCACCAGGAACGTCATCACCAATGACAAGGGTGACGTCGTACAGGAGTGCTACACCACCCTCGCGGGGCGTAGCGACGAAGACGGAGAGAGTGGCTTCAGCAATGGCATTGCGTGA
- the rpmG gene encoding 50S ribosomal protein L33, with protein MASSTDVRPKITLACEVCKHRNYITKKNRRNDPDRLELKKFCPNCGVHRAHKESR; from the coding sequence GTGGCCTCCAGTACCGACGTCCGGCCGAAGATCACCTTGGCCTGCGAGGTGTGCAAGCACCGTAACTACATCACGAAGAAGAACCGCCGCAACGATCCCGACCGGCTGGAGCTCAAGAAGTTCTGCCCGAACTGCGGTGTGCACCGTGCGCACAAGGAGTCGCGCTGA
- a CDS encoding globin domain-containing protein, producing the protein MTVTAYVAVGEELDPQHAEIITATLPLVGAHIDEITKVFYSRMFAARPELLRNLFNRGNQAQGAQQRALAASIATYATHLVDPKLPHPAELLSRIGHKHASLGITADQYEIVHEHLFAAIVEVLGADTVTAEVAGAWDAVYWMMARTLIELERNLYAEAGVDDGDVYRRASVVAREDDPSGAVLLTVRSTGRPFATFRPGQYVSVGVTLPDGARQLRQYSLINTPADGDLTFAVRPLGEVSNWIRANVQAGDVLDVTVPFGDLPDPEAHHRPLVLVSAGIGITPMVGILEHLAAVAPATSVTVWHADRSAVTHPLKDRQRELVAALPDATLEVWYEEADADAREGLLDVSAVELPDHAEVYLCGGNGFVQAVRAQLQERGVPNERLHCELFSPNDWLLA; encoded by the coding sequence ATGACCGTCACCGCATACGTTGCCGTCGGCGAAGAACTCGACCCGCAGCACGCGGAGATCATCACCGCCACGCTGCCGCTGGTCGGCGCGCACATCGACGAGATCACGAAGGTCTTCTACAGCCGGATGTTCGCCGCCCGCCCCGAACTGCTGCGCAACCTGTTCAACCGGGGCAACCAGGCCCAGGGCGCACAGCAGCGGGCGCTGGCGGCGTCCATCGCCACCTACGCGACGCACCTGGTCGACCCGAAACTGCCGCATCCGGCCGAACTGCTCTCGCGCATCGGGCACAAGCACGCCTCACTCGGCATCACCGCCGACCAGTACGAGATCGTGCACGAGCATCTGTTCGCCGCGATCGTCGAGGTGCTGGGCGCCGACACCGTCACCGCCGAGGTGGCCGGGGCCTGGGACGCGGTCTACTGGATGATGGCCCGCACGCTGATCGAGCTGGAGCGCAACCTCTACGCCGAGGCGGGGGTGGACGACGGTGACGTGTACCGCCGGGCCAGCGTGGTCGCCCGCGAGGACGATCCGTCCGGCGCCGTCCTGCTGACCGTGCGCTCGACCGGCCGGCCGTTCGCCACCTTCCGGCCCGGCCAGTACGTGTCGGTCGGCGTGACGCTGCCCGACGGCGCCCGCCAGCTGCGGCAGTACAGCCTGATCAACACCCCGGCCGACGGCGACCTGACGTTCGCGGTGCGCCCGCTCGGTGAGGTGTCGAACTGGATCCGGGCCAACGTGCAGGCGGGCGACGTCCTCGACGTCACCGTGCCGTTCGGCGACCTGCCCGACCCGGAGGCGCACCACCGGCCGCTGGTGCTGGTGTCCGCGGGCATCGGGATCACCCCGATGGTCGGCATCCTCGAGCACCTCGCCGCCGTCGCACCCGCGACCTCGGTGACGGTGTGGCACGCCGACCGGTCGGCGGTCACCCATCCGCTCAAGGACCGCCAGCGGGAACTGGTCGCCGCGCTGCCCGACGCCACGCTCGAGGTCTGGTACGAGGAGGCCGACGCCGACGCCCGCGAGGGGCTGCTCGACGTGAGCGCGGTGGAGCTGCCCGACCACGCCGAGGTGTACCTGTGCGGCGGTAACGGATTTGTGCAGGCCGTGCGCGCTCAGCTGCAGGAGCGCGGGGTTCCCAACGAGCGGCTGCACTGCGAGTTGTTCTCCCCGAACGACTGGCTGCTGGCCTGA
- a CDS encoding RrF2 family transcriptional regulator produces the protein MQLTRFTDLGLRTMMLLAAGEADGQRVTTRTIAAGANASEHHIAKAVARLADLGMVHARRGRVGGLTLTDAGRDASVGWLVRRLEGDREVIQCGGEDPCPLVAACRLRKALSDAKEAFYRELDRYTIADLAVPDLPLVFLGAPLKNPTDERTI, from the coding sequence GTGCAACTCACCCGCTTCACCGACCTGGGCCTGCGGACCATGATGCTGCTGGCCGCCGGCGAGGCCGACGGGCAACGCGTCACGACCCGCACGATCGCCGCCGGCGCGAACGCGTCCGAACACCACATCGCCAAGGCCGTCGCCCGCCTGGCCGACCTCGGCATGGTGCACGCACGCCGCGGCCGCGTCGGCGGTCTGACCCTCACCGACGCCGGCCGGGACGCGTCCGTCGGCTGGCTGGTGCGCCGCCTCGAAGGCGACCGCGAGGTCATTCAGTGCGGCGGCGAGGATCCCTGCCCGCTGGTCGCGGCGTGCCGGCTGCGCAAGGCGCTCAGCGACGCCAAAGAGGCGTTCTACCGCGAACTCGACCGCTACACGATCGCCGACCTGGCGGTCCCCGACCTTCCCCTGGTGTTCCTCGGAGCACCGCTGAAGAACCCCACCGATGAAAGGACCATCTGA
- a CDS encoding MBL fold metallo-hydrolase yields MPNSDRLYFRQLLAGRDFAVGDMIATQMRNFAYLIGDRETGDCVVVDPAYAAGDLVDALEADGMHLSGVLATHHHPDHVGGSMMGFELKGLAELLERVSVPVHVNSHEADWVSRVTGIARSDLTAHDHGDVVSVGGINIELLHTPGHTPGSQCFLLDGRLVAGDTLFLEGCGRTDFPGGNVDDMFRSLQALAQLPGDPTVFPGHWYSAEPSDALSNVKRSNYVYRARDLDQWRMLMGG; encoded by the coding sequence GTGCCGAATTCAGACCGCCTCTACTTCCGCCAGCTGCTCGCCGGCCGCGACTTCGCCGTCGGGGACATGATCGCCACGCAGATGCGCAACTTCGCCTACCTCATCGGGGACCGGGAGACCGGCGACTGCGTCGTCGTCGATCCGGCGTATGCCGCCGGTGATCTGGTCGACGCGCTGGAGGCCGACGGCATGCACCTGTCCGGCGTGTTGGCGACGCACCACCACCCCGACCACGTCGGCGGGTCGATGATGGGCTTCGAGCTCAAGGGGCTGGCCGAACTGCTCGAGCGGGTCAGCGTGCCGGTGCATGTGAACAGCCATGAGGCCGACTGGGTTTCGCGGGTCACCGGCATCGCCCGCAGCGATCTGACCGCCCACGACCACGGGGATGTGGTCAGCGTCGGCGGCATCAACATCGAACTGCTGCACACCCCCGGGCACACGCCGGGCAGCCAGTGCTTCCTGCTCGACGGCCGGCTGGTCGCCGGGGACACGCTGTTCCTCGAGGGTTGCGGCCGCACCGACTTCCCGGGCGGGAACGTCGACGACATGTTCCGCAGCCTGCAGGCCCTGGCCCAGCTGCCCGGTGACCCGACGGTGTTCCCCGGCCACTGGTACTCCGCGGAGCCGAGCGACGCCCTGTCGAACGTCAAGCGGTCGAACTACGTCTACCGCGCCCGCGACCTCGACCAGTGGCGCATGTTGATGGGCGGCTGA
- a CDS encoding phospholipase effector Tle1 domain-containing protein: MKNIVLCFDRTQDQSGRRAATNAGALFALVESSPQQLTWYDAGAGAQPRGMNALKWRQTAAEAARTSVEEAYRFLVDVWTPGDQIYLFGVGRGASCARELARLLATIGVWHDRRDHLLDYLLDTYVLPRTERTAADWARVTRLAAHLTGRPDPAVPVRYLGLFDSVTIPGAARSAADHLPNVAAGRHAVAIDGGHFGERIRAVEEVWFRGAHCDVAGRPGACWPLADIPLDWVLDGAVRAGVRLRGGCRLPSPTEFDALAGSSHPLSMRKLPEDARVHASVELYVRAHPQYWRRLPARIEWADAEWLARGERLVPTGAPLPIAPATPRELAVVH; the protein is encoded by the coding sequence GTGAAGAACATCGTGTTGTGCTTCGACCGCACACAGGACCAATCCGGCCGACGGGCCGCGACCAATGCCGGCGCACTCTTCGCACTCGTCGAGAGTTCGCCGCAACAGCTCACCTGGTATGACGCCGGCGCCGGTGCGCAACCGCGCGGGATGAACGCGTTGAAGTGGCGACAGACCGCCGCCGAGGCCGCCAGGACGAGCGTCGAAGAGGCCTACCGCTTCCTCGTCGACGTCTGGACTCCCGGCGACCAGATCTACCTCTTCGGTGTCGGCCGCGGCGCCTCATGCGCCCGCGAGCTGGCCCGCTTGCTCGCCACGATCGGCGTCTGGCACGACCGGCGCGACCATCTTCTGGACTACCTGCTGGACACCTACGTGCTCCCCCGCACCGAGCGCACCGCCGCCGACTGGGCCCGGGTCACGCGACTGGCCGCCCACCTGACCGGACGGCCCGACCCCGCGGTGCCCGTCCGCTACCTCGGCCTGTTCGATTCGGTGACCATCCCCGGCGCCGCGCGCTCGGCGGCCGACCATCTGCCGAACGTCGCCGCCGGACGGCACGCCGTGGCGATCGACGGCGGCCACTTCGGTGAGCGCATCCGGGCCGTCGAGGAGGTCTGGTTCCGCGGCGCCCACTGCGACGTGGCCGGGCGGCCGGGCGCCTGCTGGCCGCTGGCCGACATCCCGCTGGACTGGGTGCTCGACGGTGCGGTGCGTGCGGGGGTGCGGCTGCGCGGCGGGTGCCGGCTGCCGTCCCCGACGGAGTTCGACGCGCTCGCCGGCAGCAGCCATCCGCTGTCGATGCGCAAACTGCCCGAGGACGCCCGCGTGCACGCCAGCGTCGAGCTGTACGTGCGCGCCCACCCGCAGTACTGGCGGCGGCTCCCGGCGCGGATCGAATGGGCGGACGCCGAATGGCTGGCCCGCGGTGAGCGGCTCGTACCCACCGGTGCGCCGTTGCCGATCGCGCCCGCCACGCCGCGCGAACTGGCCGTCGTGCACTGA
- a CDS encoding response regulator transcription factor, translating to MERVRTYVYADDAILQVGVSSQLRGRPEIEVVEHNDLSDVDVAVVVADALDDQTRRVLRSLRRASVPHRVLVTTAVDDSTVIAAAEVGVNGLLRRAEATPEVLARTIRKIAAGDGVIPADLLGHLLEQVGRLQRQVLSPRGLTFTGLTDREIKVLRLIAEGHDTSEIAQQLCYSQRTVKNVLHDVTTRLQLRNRSHAVAYAVREGLI from the coding sequence ATGGAACGGGTGAGAACGTACGTCTACGCCGACGACGCCATCCTGCAGGTCGGGGTCAGCAGCCAGCTTCGGGGCCGACCCGAGATCGAGGTCGTTGAGCACAACGACCTCTCGGACGTCGACGTGGCCGTCGTCGTGGCAGACGCACTCGACGATCAGACCCGCCGGGTGCTGCGTTCGCTGCGACGGGCGTCGGTGCCGCACAGGGTCCTGGTGACCACCGCCGTCGACGACAGCACCGTGATCGCCGCGGCCGAGGTCGGTGTCAACGGGCTGCTCCGCCGCGCCGAAGCCACCCCGGAAGTGCTGGCGCGCACGATCCGCAAGATCGCCGCCGGCGACGGTGTCATCCCCGCCGACCTCCTCGGCCACCTACTCGAACAGGTGGGGCGGCTCCAGCGGCAGGTGCTTTCCCCACGAGGGCTCACCTTCACCGGTCTCACCGACCGCGAGATCAAGGTGCTGCGGCTCATCGCCGAGGGTCACGACACCAGCGAGATCGCCCAGCAGCTCTGCTACAGCCAGCGCACCGTCAAGAACGTGCTCCACGACGTGACCACGCGACTGCAATTGCGTAACCGCTCGCACGCCGTGGCCTACGCGGTGCGCGAGGGACTGATCTGA
- a CDS encoding DUF4255 domain-containing protein produces the protein MIPEADHALKTLIEREALDPNEVEVSFDAPTKEWAGRRNNPTVDVYLYDIREDLRRRERGWLNEYDGDLIRARHLPPRHFKLSYLVAAWTQRPEDEHRLLAALLSCFLRHEALPPDVLTGSLAAHGVPVPLSVALPPPEDRSFADVWTALGGELKPSLDVVVTAPADAGRRFEAAPAVRRPMRLDAAGMHGWPAGETTGPPAASDVPDEPDDATRVRIRRTRSPKSGRKK, from the coding sequence GTGATACCCGAGGCGGATCACGCGCTCAAGACGCTGATCGAGCGGGAAGCGCTCGACCCCAACGAGGTCGAGGTGTCCTTCGACGCGCCGACGAAAGAATGGGCGGGACGGCGCAACAACCCCACCGTCGACGTCTACCTCTACGACATTCGCGAGGATCTGCGCCGGCGTGAACGCGGCTGGCTCAACGAATACGACGGCGACCTGATCCGCGCCCGCCACCTGCCGCCACGTCACTTCAAGCTGTCGTATCTGGTCGCGGCCTGGACCCAGCGGCCGGAGGACGAACACCGGCTGCTGGCCGCACTTCTGTCGTGTTTCCTACGCCACGAAGCGCTTCCGCCGGATGTGCTGACCGGTTCGCTGGCCGCGCACGGTGTACCGGTACCCCTGAGCGTCGCGCTGCCGCCGCCCGAGGACCGCTCCTTCGCCGACGTGTGGACGGCACTCGGTGGCGAGCTCAAACCGTCGCTCGATGTCGTCGTCACCGCACCGGCTGACGCCGGGCGCAGGTTCGAGGCCGCTCCGGCGGTGCGACGTCCGATGCGCCTCGACGCCGCCGGGATGCACGGCTGGCCCGCCGGCGAAACCACCGGTCCCCCAGCCGCATCCGACGTTCCGGATGAGCCCGACGACGCGACCCGGGTGCGGATCCGTCGCACCCGCAGCCCCAAGTCGGGGCGGAAGAAATGA